In Streptococcus pneumoniae, the sequence GTATAAGCAACTTGTGGACCCAATAGTGCAACATCTATATTTGGCGCATAATCCGCTAATTTAGACTGAGAAAACGCCTCTATTTCTGCCTCAACTCCACTAGCTTGCGCTGCAATTTTCATATTATTTACAAGCATACCAGTAGAAAAACCTGCTGCACAAAACAAACCAATCTTCACCATTATGTTTTCCTCCTCTATGTTAATAACAATGATAATACTCTAGTATTATTTTTTATGAAGTTCTTTTCTCAAACTAATAATTTCTTTGATTAAATTAATCTCCGTCATACTAGTCATGAGATGATCTTGTGAATGAACAAAGAGAGCTGTAATTTCTGTCTTTGTACCAGACGCTTCCTGTGCCAAGAATTTTGTTTGTAGATTATGAGCTTCTAATAAGGCGGCATCAGCTAACTGGATTTCTTCTTCACATCGTTCACATGTACCGTTCTTTATGTAATCTAATGCTTTATAAATATGTTGTTTCGCATCGCCAGCATATAAAATTAAACCCATGATAATTTGATCTGGAACAATAATTTCCATAAATTCCTCCTCATTTCACTATGTAAAAAGCTTTTTTCATTTGAAATTTTAAAATTTTCTTTTGTAACTATAGAATACAACTACATAATAAAGTTGTCAATCCAAAAACAACAGATAAACTATTTTTGTTTATATAAGCACAAATGTGCAATCGACTAAAAAGAAAAAACGATAAACTGATCAGTCTATCATTTTCACTCACCTAGAATCTCTCTAAAAGTCAAATCACCATCTTCTTCCAAAACTTTTAAAATTGTATTTTTATCTGTAATCAAATGATTTACTAAATTAGCACGCAAGACAGAAAGAATCGAAGATACTTTCGTATCACCGTAAGCAACAGCTAAACTTTGAGGAATATTTTTTAAATCTTCCAAAGAGATGGCTATCGTTCTTTCCTGTAAGTTTTCATAGACTTCTTTACCTTTTGAATCAAAAAATCGACAACAAATTTCTCCTACAGTTTTAACTTTGGTCAATTCTTTAAAGTCATCCTCTGTAAGCATGTCTAACCATTGATGTTTCCCTTTATTGCTAAAATCACCAATTCCGACTACAGCTATATCTAAATCTTTCCAACTATTTTTCAAATTTTCAAAATATCTTGATTGCAAAATACCATCTGCTAACAATTTATTTTCTTGCACAATCGTTGCATTCATAAATGTACACTCTCCATGAAATTTTCTAGACATTTCATAAATCAGTGTATTCACATGGTATTTAGCGTGTATGTGACTAGGACCACCTGCTAGAGGATAGAAGTGAACATTTCGGACACTTTTACTGTGAATTAAATCTACTAAATTACTTAAACTTTTCCCCCAAGAAAAGCCAATTTTCATATTATCATCAATTAGATTCCTAAGGACGCCTGCTGCAACTTGAGAAATTCTTTCAGATAAAATTGTTGGAGTATCATCAAATTCATTTGGAATAATTTCTAAACTTTCCAAACTGTATTTTTCTTTTACATAATTTTCCAACTTAAACATATTGGTATCAAAATTCTCTATTTCAATTTTAACAATTCCTACATTCCTTGCTTCTGTTAACATTCTACTAATAGAGGTTCTATAAATTCCTAATTTTGCTGCTATTTGTGACTGATTTAAGTTTTCAATATAATACAGATAAGCAATTTTAGAAAGCAGTTTATTCCTATCTTGATTCATACACTTAACCTCTTACGAAACTACCTTAACCATTATCCCAGCATTTTCTAATGTAGCTATATTTTGTTTAGAAAGTTTTTCGTCTGTTATTACTTCATAGACTTGACTTAAAGCAAATCTTCTTACTGTACCTCTTTTATCAAATTTACTTGAGTCAGTTAGGACAATGACTTTATCCGACACTGCTGAAATATATTGAACTACCTCACTGCGCATTAAATCTTTTCCGGTAAAGCCCATCTCTTTATCGTAACCATCTGTCCCAACAAAAGCTTGACACACATGAAAAGTCTGTATCATTTCTTTTAATAAAGGTCCTACAGTCACCTGTGAATCTTTCTGAAACTCACCACCAAGAACAATAACACGACATGAATCATAAGCTCTCACAAAATTTGCTATAAAAAACGAATTTGTTACAATCGTAACATTTCTTTTTTGCTTGCAAATTTCCTCAGCAAGTAAAGCACAGGTCGATCCAGATTCTATCATTATTGTTTCATTATCTGACACCAATTTTACTGCTTCCTGAACAATTTTTCTCTTAGTTTCATAATTAATTGACAAACGTACATTTAAGTCATCTCCACTATTTAATACAGCATATCCATGCTCTCTGTGTAATAAACCTTTTGACTCTAATTTATCTAAATCTTTTCTAATCGTTACTTTCGATACATTTAATTTTTCCGATAATGTATTAACGTCGATCTTTTCATATTCTGATACTAATTTAATAATTTGTTCCAATCTTTTCATTTTACACCTCCGTTTTATTCTACCAAAATAAAAAGCAAAAAACAACAAATTAAACTTTCGTTCGTAATTGTTTTCCTTTCGTTTTTGTGATAGGATAGACTTATGAAGAGGAGGAACTCTTATGGAAATATCTAAAGGAATTATTTTTAATATTCAACACTTTTCAATTCATGACGGCCCGGGTATTCGTACAACTGTTTTTTTAAAAGGATGTCCTCTGCGCTGTCCATGGTGTTCTAACCCTGAATCTCAAAGAATGAAACCTGAAAAAATGAAAGATGCTCAACGAGAGAAATTCACCTTAGTCGGTGAAGAAAAGACTGTAGAAGAAATTATTACAGAGGTATTAAAAGACAAAGAATTTTACGAAGAATCCGGTGGAGGTTTAACTTTATCAGGAGGTGAAATATTTGCTCAGTTTGAATTTGCTAAAGCCATCTTAAAATCAGCTAAAGAACATCACATACACACTGCCATTGAAACTACTGCCTTTGTTGATCATGAAAAATTTATCGATTTAATTCAATATGTGGATTTTATCTACACAGACCTAAAACATTATAATTCTATAAAACATAAAAAAGTGACTGGGGTTTTTAATCAAATGATTATTAAAAACATTCATTATGCTTTTTCTCAAAATAAAACTATCGTTTTAAGAATCCCAGTTATTCCTAATTTTAACAATAGTTTAGAGGATGCAGAAAAATTCGCTACTCTATTTAACTCATTAAATATCGACCAAGTTCAACTACTCCCTTTTCATCAATTTGGTGAAAACAAATATCGTTTATTAAATCGGAAATATGAAATGGATGGAGTCAACGCACTTCATCCTGAAGATCTTATTGATTATCAAAAGGTATTTCTGAACCACCATATTAATTGTTATTTCTAGTTCATTTCCTTGAAACGCTCTAGCTATTTGCAGATAACAAGCATCTATATAAGGTTATCAAAGAAGACTTCCCCATGACTCTAAATGAATATATCTTACAATATCGCCTGAAACAAGCTATAGATAAGATGACTGAATCTCCCAACTCCTCTTTAAGCGATATCTCTGACCAAGTTGGATTTTCAGACTATAAATATTTTGCCAAAGTATTTAAAAAGTATCTCCATATTTCCCCAAAAAAATTGAAATCACTCGGAAGAATAGTAAAATAGGCTATTCTTCTTTTTGTAGAGAATTTTACTCTAATATAGTGAATTGAAATAAGATGTGAACATCTCTATCAGGAAAGTCAAATTAATTTATAGAAATATTTTAGCAGTCAAGGTGTACTATTATAGATTCAATGCACTATAGAATAGAATTGCAGGTTTTAAAAACGCTTACATTGTTTTAAAATAAACTTAAATAACACAACGGAGGTATCCATCATGAAAAAGAAATGGATGTATTATGCTGCTTGTTCTTCTAATGAATCTGCCGATGACAGTTCATCTGATAAAGGAGACGGTGATTCGCTAGTCGTTTATTGACCAAACTCAGAAGGCTTAATTGGAGCAACTATTCCTGCCTTTGAAGAAAAATATGGTATCAAAATAGAACTGATTCAAGCTGGTACTGGAGAACTTTTCAAAAAACTAGAGTCAGAAAAAGAAGTTCCTGTAGCTGATGTTATCTTTGGTGGTTCTTATACACAATATGCTACCCACGGAGAACTCTTTGAAAACTATATTTCAAAAGAAAATGATAATGTTATCAAAGAATATCAAAACACAACTGGCTTCTCTACTCCTTATACACTAGATGGTAGTGTTTTAATCGTCCACCCTGATTTAACTAAAGGCATGAACATCGAAGGATATAGCGACCTTCTCAAACCTGAACTAAAAGGAAAAATCGCAACTGCTGACCCAGCAAACTCTTCTAGCGCCTTTGCTCAATTAACAAATATGCTACAAGCTCAAGGTGGTTACAAAGATGATAAGGCTTGGTCTTATGTAAAAGATCTTTTCACACTTATTGATGGTATAGTAAAATGAAATAAGAACAGGACAAGTTAATCAGGACAGTCAAATCGATTTCTAACAATGTTTTAGAAGTAGATGTGTACTATTCTAGTTTCAATATACTATAAAATCGGTTTAAGTTCATCTGGTGTCTATAAAGCAGTCGCTGATGGAGAAATGACTGTTGGTCTCTCTTATGAAGATCCAGCAGTTAAACTCTTAAATGACGGAGCTAACATTAAGGTAGTCTATCCAAAAGAAGGAACCGTCTTCCTACCTGCTAGTGCTGCTATCGTTAAAAAATCTAAAAATATGGAAAATGCCAAGAAATTTATCGATTTTATTATCTCTCAAGAAGTACAAGATACACTTGGTACAACCACTACTAACCGTCCTGTTCGTAAAAATGCTAAAACAAGCGAAAACATGAAACCAATTGACAAAATCAAAACACTCACTGAAGATTATGATTATGTCATCAAGAATAAATCAGATATCGTTAAGAAATACAACGAAGTCTTTACAGATATCCAATCTAAACAGTAAAAGAGGTTCACTATGAGTGAGATCAAAATTATTAACGCCAAAAAAATCTACCACGATGTCCCTGTTATTGAGAATTTGAACATTACAATTCCAAAAGAAAGTCTCTTTACCCTTCTTGGACCCTCAGGATGTGGGAAAACAACCCTTCTTCGTATGATTGCAGGTTTCAACAGTATCGAAGGTGGAGAATTTTACTTCGATGATACAAAAATCAATAATATGGAACCCAGCAAACGCAATATCGGGATGGTTTTCCAAAACTACGCTATTTTCCCACATTTGACTGTCCGAGACAACGTTGCTTTTGGTCTTATGCAAAAGAAGGTTCCAAAAGAAGAATTGATTCAACAGACCAACAAGTATCTTGAACTCATGCAAATTGCTCAATATGCGGATCGAAAGCCCGATAAACTCAGTGGTGGACAACAACAACGTGTCACCTTGGCATGCGCCTTAGCGGTTAATCCAAGTGTTCTCCTCATGGACGAGCCACTTAGTAATCTGGAGGCCAAACTTCGCTTGGATATACGTCAAGCCATCCGAGAAATCCAACACGAAGTGGGAATTACAACTGTTTATGTAACCCACGACCAAGAAGAAGCCATGGCTATTTCAGACCAAATTGCTGTTATGAAAGATGGGGTGATCCAACAAATCGGCCGACCAAAAGAACTCTATCATAAACCAGCTAATGAGTTTGTGGCAACCTTTATCGGACGCACAAATATTATCCCTGCCAATCTTGAAAAACGGAGCGACGGCGCTTATATCGTCTTTTCAGATGGCTATGCCCTTCGAATGCTAGCTCTTGATCAGGTTGAGGAGCAAGCTATTCATGTAAGCATTCGTCCCGAAGAGTTTATCAAAGATGAATCTGGAGATATTGAAGGAACTATTAGCGATAGCGTCTATCTTGGACTAAATACGGAGTATTTCATTGAGACAGGTTTTGCCTCAAAAATTCAAGTTAGTGAAGAATCAACTTTTGAAGAAGAACTACAAAAAGGCAATCGTATTCGTCTACGAATCAATACGCAAAAATTAAACATCTTTTCTGCAGATGGTTCCCAAAACCTGATAAAAGGAGTCAACCATGGAACGTAAAAAACTAAATATTTGGACAGCCTCCTCTTTCTTCATCTTTCTTACCTATCTTGTCTTTCTCGTTTATCCTATCGTTACCGTGCTCAAGTAAGCACTTATACATGAAGGATAATTCTCACTAGCTAATTTTGTCACTTTCTTTAGTAAAACCTACTACTCTGAGACACTAGTCAACAGTTTCAGGGTTTCCATTACCGCTACTGTCACTTCCTTAGTTGTAGGAACCCTATTAGCTTATCTCTTCTCTATGTATGACTTCAAGGGGAAGAAATTTCTACAAATATTGATTATCATTGCTTCCATGTCAGCTCCTTTCGTAGGAGCCTACTCCTGGATTCTCTTGCTGAGACGAAATGAGGTCATCACTAAATTTTTGACAAATGCCCTTCATCTTCCAGCTATCGATATTTATGGATTCAAAGGAATTATACTTGTCTTTACACTGCAACTATTCCCACTGGTATTTCTATATGTTGCTGGAACAATGAACAGTATTGACAATTCTCTACTTGAAGCTGCTGAAAGCATGGGATCCTTCGGATTTAAACCTATCGTAACGGTTGTTTTACCTCTCCTAGTTCCAACCTTACTAGCAGCCCCTTGCTTGTATTTATGAGAGCATTCTCAGACTTTGGAACGCCTATGTTGATTGGCGAAGGATATCGGACTTTCCCTGTCCTGATTTATACCCAATTTATTAGCGAGGTTGGAGGAAATTCTGCTTTTGCAATTATGGCGATTATCATTGCCTTGGCAATTTTCCTTATCCAAAAACACATTGCAAACCGCTACAGTTTCAGCATGAATCCGCTCCATCCAATTGAGCCTAAAAAAACTACAAAAGGAAAAATGGCTGCCATTTATGCAACAGTCTACGGAATTATCTTTATCTCTGTTTTACCTCAAATCTACTTAATTTATACCTCTTTCCTAAAAACATCAGGTATGGTATTTGTTAAAGGTTATTCTCCAAACAGTTACAAGGTAGCTTTCAATCGTATGGGATCTGCTATTTTCAATACCATTCGTATCCCTTTGATTGCCTTAGTTCTAGTTGTTCTATTTGCGACATTTATCTCCTACCTAGCCGTTAGAAAACGGAATTTATTTACAAACTTAATTGACAGCCTCAGTATGGTACCTTATATTGTACCAGGAACCGTTCTAGGGATTGCCTTCATTTCTTCCTTCAATACTGGTCTATTTGGAAGTGGATTTCTTATGATTACAGGGACTGCTTTCATCTTGATTATGTCTCTATCTGTCAGAAGATTACCGTATACTATTCGCTCATCTGTTGCTAGCTTACAACAAATAGCACCAAGTATTGAAGAAGCTGCTGAAAGCTTAGGAAGTAGTCGTCTCAATACCTTTGCTAAGATTACAACTCCAATGATGCTATCGGGTATTATTTCTGGAGCCATCCTATCTTGGGTCACACTGATTTCAGAACTCTCTACTTCTATCCTCTATCCTCCTCTACAATGTCAAAACAAGAACAATGACTGTAGCTATTTATACAGAGGTTCTCAGAGGAAATTACGGTGTAGCCGCAGCCTTGTCAACTATCCTGACTGTTCTAACAGTAGGTTCCTTGCTCTTGTTTATGAAAATCTCTAAAAGCAATAGCATTACACTTTAGTTTTCCACATCAAAAACAGCCGAAAGGAGTACCCTCGGCTGTTTTTTCTTATCTTGATATTCTTATCAAATCCCTAGCTCATGGCAAGCAAGTCTAGACTGATTAAATAGAGCCTTCTTCCATCTTCTCACGTCCTAGCTCTCGGTAACTACGGTCACCGACAACTTCAACCCTAAACTGACCGTCCTCATATTCAAGAATCGTCACGCTACCATTATCTAGACCATGCGGATGCATGCCATTAATCAGATAAACAATGGTTCCAATAGTCATTCCATGGCTGACAACAAGGGCGTTACCTCCACCTTGATCTTCCATTTCTTTTGCAATTATTTCAAAGCCTTCCTTGATTCGGCCACTGAGTTTTTCCCAACCTTCAGCCCAACCAGCTGTATCGACCTCTACCAAGCCCTCAGCCAGTTCAGCATAAGACAATTGGTGAACGTGGTCCACATTAAAGATACGAGGAATAATGCCCATGAAAAGATCGCCATCATAGGCTCCATCAAAACTACCGAAACACCATTCTCTGATACGCTTGTCCATGCGATAAGGGATTTTCCCCTGCAAGCCAAGTTCTTCAAGTATAATTCCCATGGTCTGAATGGTACGACCAGAATCACTCGAATAAGCGCGCTCAAACTGTAGATCAGATTCTCGCAAACCGATTCCTAACTCTTGAATCCCTCGTTCACCTTCAGCAGTTAAGGGAGTATCGCTCCAACCTTGCGCGCGACCAATCGTGTTAAACATGGTCTTGCCATGACGTACCAAATACAATCGTACTTTTACCATTTTCCGTCCTCCGTTTGCTTCTATTATATCATGAATGATAAAATAAAAGCCACCCATACAGGCGACTTTTGAAGGAGATTATTATGAAAAAGTTTAGGAGTTCATTAAATAAAGATATTAGATGAAAATCAAATTCAAACTAATTCAGTGTTATCTGTTTCAAATAATATTAGGAGGTCTTTATTTAATGATTATAGTATACACATCTAATCTTAAATAGAACTTAAAATTTCTCCTATTTTCTTAATTTTTAAAACTATGAATTGGTGCTGGGATTTGTCCACCGCGAGAGATGAAGTCGACAGACGAAGCCCCATTAACCTTCATAACGGGTGCAGTTCCTAATAGACCACCAAACTCAATCATATCGCCTTCTCTTCCTTTGGGAATGATACGAACAGCTGTTGTTTTCATGTTGATAACACCGATTGCTGCTTCATCCGCAATCATAGCCGCAATAGTTTCAGCAGGCGTATCTTCTGGGATGGCAATCATATCCAATCCAACAGAACAGATAGCCGTCATAGCTTCTAGTTTTTCTAAATTAAGAGAGCCATTTTGCACTGCAGCAATCATTCCTTCATCCTCAGAAACAGGGATAAAGGCACCAGATAGACCACCGACCTGGTTACAGGCCATCACTCCACCCTTTTTAACTTGGTCGTTCAAGAGGGCCAAGGCAGCTGTCGTTCCATGCGTGCCAACTGTTTCTAGCCCCATTTCCTCAAGGACACGTGCCACAGAGTCTCCAACCGCAGGGGTTGGTGCCAAACTCAAGTCCACAATACCAAACTCCACACCCAGTCTCTCACTGGCCATTTGACCAACCAATTGACCGATACGAGTGATTTTAAAGGCAGTTTTCTTAACTGTTTCGGCTACTACATCAAAGCTCTGTCCACGAACTTTTTCCAAAGCACGTTTCACAACACCAGGACCAGAAACTCCGACATTGATGATAACATCTGCTTCCCCAACACCATGAAAGGCACCCGCCATAAATGGATTGTCCTCAACAGCATTAGCGAATACAACCAACTTGGCCACTCCCATATCTGAAAGATTTGCTGTTTCCTTGATAATTCGTCCCATATCTGCCACAGCCGTCATATTAATACCAGACTTGGTTGAGCCGATATTGACTGACGAGCAGACCTTATCCGTCTCAGCCAAAGCGCGAGGAATGGAATTGATGAGAATCTCATCTCCCTTTTGATAACCTTTTTGTACTAAGGCAGAAAAACCACCAATAAAGTCCACACCAATCTCTTTCGCAGCCTTATCAAGCGCTTTTGCCAGAACCACGTAGTCCGTCGCATCTGTCGCTGCCCCAATCAGAGAAATAGGTGTCACCGATACACGCTTATTAACGATAGGAATTCCCAACTCAGCCGCAATTTCATCACCAACAGCTACTAAATTAGCCGCCTTTGTCGTAATTTTTTGATAGATTTTCTCCGCAGCACAATTGATATCTGGATCGATACAGTCCAAAAGAGAAATCCCCATGGTAATGGTTCTAATATCGAAGTTTTGCTCCTCAATCATGGCGATGGTTTCAGTAACTTGTCTAATATCCATGATGACCTCCTAGATATTATACATAGCTTCGAAAATCGCTGCACTCTGAATATTGATTTTTACATTCAAAGTTTGCCCAAAAGCTTCAAATTCATTACGAAGATAGGTAAAATCTTGCTTTTCATCACTAGATACAACAGCCATCATCGTAAAATATTCATCTAAGACAGTTTGAGAGATATCGTCAATATTCAATCCTAATTCTGCAATTTTACCAGAAACACCTGCAACAATTCCAGATTTATCTTTACCAACAACAGTTATAATGGCTTTCATAAGTAAACTCCAATTCTTCTTAAAATAAGAAACCTTAACATTAAACAGGATTCTTTTCAAATAGTATAGCATAATTCTAACGAAAATACTCAAAAACGCCTGCTTACGAAGTTGTTCTTAAGAAAAAAACAATTTCGTAAACAAGCGTCTACTATCCCAACTTATGATGAGTGTTCCCGCTAGGACCGAAATCCTAGCGGTAGACCAGAGCTAGACTAAGAGCACAAGACTCCATCATCATAACACTCAACAAAATTGATGATTTTATACTAATTCGATGATCGCCATTGGCGCTGCATCACCACGACGTGGTTCAGTTTTAAGGATACGAGTGTATCCACCGTTACGTTCAGCATAACGAGGTGCGATTTCTGAGAACAATTTTTGAAGTGCTGTAGTAGAAGTGTACTTATCAGTTGCTTCATCATAGTTTTCAGATGCGATTTCATTACGTACGAAAGCAGCTGCTTGACGACGTGCATGCAAATCACCACGTTTACCTAGAGTAATCATTTTTTCAACAGTTTTACGGATTTCTTTAGCACGAGCTTCAGTTGTCACGATTGATTCGTTGATCAAAAGGTCAGTTGTCAAATCGCGAAGCATTGCTTTACGTTGTGAGCTAGTGCGTCCTAGTTTACGGTAAGCCATGTATTCCTCCTTTATTTATCTTTTAATCCAAGACCCAAATCAATGAGTTTGAGTTTCACTTCTTCCAAACTCTTGCGTCCAAGATTTCGTACTTTCATCATCTCTGCTTCAGATTTTTCTGTCAAATCATGCACAGTATTGATACCGGCACGTTTTAAACAGTTGTATGAACGCACAGACAAGTCCAGTTCCTCAATCGTACGATCTAAAATACGGTCGTCAGATTCAGTATCAGCTTCTTTCATCACTTCAGTTGACTTAGCAATCTCAGTAAGATTTGTAAACAAATCAAGATGTTCTGTCAAAATACGTGCTGAAAGCCCTAAAGCATCTTCTGGAATAATTGTTCCATTTGTCAAGATTTCAAGGGTTAATTTGTCGAAACCATCATTGCTACCTACACGAGCAGGTTCCACTTGATAGTTGACTTTTGTAACTGGTGTATAAATAGAATCTACAGCAAGTGTTCCAACTGGTGCATTATCCTTTTTATTTTCATCAGCAGGTACATATCCACGACCACTGTTAACAGTCATAGTCGCTTTTAGAGAAGAACCTTCACCGATTGTAAAGAGATAATGATCTGGATTTACAATTTCAATATCGCTATCTGTCAAAATGTCACCAGCTGTTACTTCAGCAGGACCTTCAACATCCAGTTCGATGATTTTTTCGTCTTCAACGTACGATTTCACTGCAATTCCTTTAATGTTCAGAATGATTTGCATCACGTCTTCACGAACACCTGGAACTGTGTCAAACTCATGTAACACACCATCAATGTTGATAGATGTCACAGCTGCTCCTGGTAGAGAAGCTAGAAGTACACGACGAAGAGAGTTACCAAGAGTTGTACCGTAGCCACGTTCAAGTGGTTCGATTACAAACTTGCCATAATCTTTATTTTCATCAATTTTTGTTATATTTGGTTTTTCAAACTCGATCATTTAGTTACTCCCTCTTAAACGAAAAGCAGTGTAATGCGATGATTATACACGGCGACGTTTTGGAGGACGAGCACCATTGTGTGGCACTGGAGTCACATCACGAATTGCTGTTACTTCAAGACCAGCGGCAGCAAGCGCACGAATAGCTGACTCACGACCAGAACCTGGACCTTTTACAGTAACTTCAACTGATTTAAGACCGTGTTCTTGTGCAGATTTAGCAGCAGCTTCAGAAGCCATTTGAGCAGCGAATGGTGTAGATTTACGAGAACCTTTGAAACCAAGAGCACCAGCTGATGACCAAGCAATTGCATTACCATGCACATCAGTAATCATAACAATAGTGTTATTAAATGTAGCGTGAATATGAGCAATACCAGATTCGATATTCTTTTTCACACGACGTTTACGTGTTGGTTTAGCCAAGACTTTTACCTCCTATATTATTTTTTCTTACCAGCAATCGCAACAGCTTTACCTTTACGAGTGCGGGCGTTGTTTTTAGTGTTTTGTCCACGGACAGGAAGTCCAC encodes:
- a CDS encoding PFL family protein, with amino-acid sequence MDIRQVTETIAMIEEQNFDIRTITMGISLLDCIDPDINCAAEKIYQKITTKAANLVAVGDEIAAELGIPIVNKRVSVTPISLIGAATDATDYVVLAKALDKAAKEIGVDFIGGFSALVQKGYQKGDEILINSIPRALAETDKVCSSVNIGSTKSGINMTAVADMGRIIKETANLSDMGVAKLVVFANAVEDNPFMAGAFHGVGEADVIINVGVSGPGVVKRALEKVRGQSFDVVAETVKKTAFKITRIGQLVGQMASERLGVEFGIVDLSLAPTPAVGDSVARVLEEMGLETVGTHGTTAALALLNDQVKKGGVMACNQVGGLSGAFIPVSEDEGMIAAVQNGSLNLEKLEAMTAICSVGLDMIAIPEDTPAETIAAMIADEAAIGVINMKTTAVRIIPKGREGDMIEFGGLLGTAPVMKVNGASSVDFISRGGQIPAPIHSFKN
- a CDS encoding ACT domain-containing protein, encoding MKAIITVVGKDKSGIVAGVSGKIAELGLNIDDISQTVLDEYFTMMAVVSSDEKQDFTYLRNEFEAFGQTLNVKINIQSAAIFEAMYNI
- a CDS encoding glycyl-radical enzyme activating protein; the protein is MEISKGIIFNIQHFSIHDGPGIRTTVFLKGCPLRCPWCSNPESQRMKPEKMKDAQREKFTLVGEEKTVEEIITEVLKDKEFYEESGGGLTLSGGEIFAQFEFAKAILKSAKEHHIHTAIETTAFVDHEKFIDLIQYVDFIYTDLKHYNSIKHKKVTGVFNQMIIKNIHYAFSQNKTIVLRIPVIPNFNNSLEDAEKFATLFNSLNIDQVQLLPFHQFGENKYRLLNRKYEMDGVNALHPEDLIDYQKVFLNHHINCYF
- a CDS encoding PTS sugar transporter subunit IIB produces the protein MVKIGLFCAAGFSTGMLVNNMKIAAQASGVEAEIEAFSQSKLADYAPNIDVALLGPQVAYTLDKSKEICDKCDVPIAVIPMMDYGMLDGKKVLDLALSLISG
- a CDS encoding ABC transporter ATP-binding protein, giving the protein MSEIKIINAKKIYHDVPVIENLNITIPKESLFTLLGPSGCGKTTLLRMIAGFNSIEGGEFYFDDTKINNMEPSKRNIGMVFQNYAIFPHLTVRDNVAFGLMQKKVPKEELIQQTNKYLELMQIAQYADRKPDKLSGGQQQRVTLACALAVNPSVLLMDEPLSNLEAKLRLDIRQAIREIQHEVGITTVYVTHDQEEAMAISDQIAVMKDGVIQQIGRPKELYHKPANEFVATFIGRTNIIPANLEKRSDGAYIVFSDGYALRMLALDQVEEQAIHVSIRPEEFIKDESGDIEGTISDSVYLGLNTEYFIETGFASKIQVSEESTFEEELQKGNRIRLRINTQKLNIFSADGSQNLIKGVNHGT
- a CDS encoding PTS lactose/cellobiose transporter subunit IIA, producing the protein MEIIVPDQIIMGLILYAGDAKQHIYKALDYIKNGTCERCEEEIQLADAALLEAHNLQTKFLAQEASGTKTEITALFVHSQDHLMTSMTEINLIKEIISLRKELHKK
- a CDS encoding DeoR/GlpR family DNA-binding transcription regulator yields the protein MKRLEQIIKLVSEYEKIDVNTLSEKLNVSKVTIRKDLDKLESKGLLHREHGYAVLNSGDDLNVRLSINYETKRKIVQEAVKLVSDNETIMIESGSTCALLAEEICKQKRNVTIVTNSFFIANFVRAYDSCRVIVLGGEFQKDSQVTVGPLLKEMIQTFHVCQAFVGTDGYDKEMGFTGKDLMRSEVVQYISAVSDKVIVLTDSSKFDKRGTVRRFALSQVYEVITDEKLSKQNIATLENAGIMVKVVS
- a CDS encoding DNA-directed RNA polymerase subunit alpha; the encoded protein is MIEFEKPNITKIDENKDYGKFVIEPLERGYGTTLGNSLRRVLLASLPGAAVTSINIDGVLHEFDTVPGVREDVMQIILNIKGIAVKSYVEDEKIIELDVEGPAEVTAGDILTDSDIEIVNPDHYLFTIGEGSSLKATMTVNSGRGYVPADENKKDNAPVGTLAVDSIYTPVTKVNYQVEPARVGSNDGFDKLTLEILTNGTIIPEDALGLSARILTEHLDLFTNLTEIAKSTEVMKEADTESDDRILDRTIEELDLSVRSYNCLKRAGINTVHDLTEKSEAEMMKVRNLGRKSLEEVKLKLIDLGLGLKDK
- a CDS encoding sugar-binding domain-containing protein — protein: MNQDRNKLLSKIAYLYYIENLNQSQIAAKLGIYRTSISRMLTEARNVGIVKIEIENFDTNMFKLENYVKEKYSLESLEIIPNEFDDTPTILSERISQVAAGVLRNLIDDNMKIGFSWGKSLSNLVDLIHSKSVRNVHFYPLAGGPSHIHAKYHVNTLIYEMSRKFHGECTFMNATIVQENKLLADGILQSRYFENLKNSWKDLDIAVVGIGDFSNKGKHQWLDMLTEDDFKELTKVKTVGEICCRFFDSKGKEVYENLQERTIAISLEDLKNIPQSLAVAYGDTKVSSILSVLRANLVNHLITDKNTILKVLEEDGDLTFREILGE
- the rplQ gene encoding 50S ribosomal protein L17 — translated: MAYRKLGRTSSQRKAMLRDLTTDLLINESIVTTEARAKEIRKTVEKMITLGKRGDLHARRQAAAFVRNEIASENYDEATDKYTSTTALQKLFSEIAPRYAERNGGYTRILKTEPRRGDAAPMAIIELV
- a CDS encoding histidine phosphatase family protein codes for the protein MVKVRLYLVRHGKTMFNTIGRAQGWSDTPLTAEGERGIQELGIGLRESDLQFERAYSSDSGRTIQTMGIILEELGLQGKIPYRMDKRIREWCFGSFDGAYDGDLFMGIIPRIFNVDHVHQLSYAELAEGLVEVDTAGWAEGWEKLSGRIKEGFEIIAKEMEDQGGGNALVVSHGMTIGTIVYLINGMHPHGLDNGSVTILEYEDGQFRVEVVGDRSYRELGREKMEEGSI
- a CDS encoding helix-turn-helix domain-containing protein → MTLNEYILQYRLKQAIDKMTESPNSSLSDISDQVGFSDYKYFAKVFKKYLHISPKKLKSLGRIVK